The Aminithiophilus ramosus genome contains a region encoding:
- a CDS encoding DUF697 domain-containing protein: MTQDAGHDHLGDPLAGPVREGKAFVRREGDSGLGVPEFEALHARTLSTEETEAHGRARDDEAAREAEEILADLEEDEGWLLPRSLRNLAMGILVVVEALLGLFVTTQAVRFLADLAALPRAYLYPAVAFALLFGSVLVVAFVALLRTLFRLHRAPRIRLQALRALAERRDLRQVARHREEEARRKLRAYLKTFPLEGRGRRRLLAAGLPESVLSRLEEQRRRLLDESRPLKAADWIDDFMRGFQKLLDEAAEARVKSHARRVAVGTAASPVGIVDQAVVLFGCTAMAKDLFVLYNLRPAAGQTALVLGRSIVHTYLSGLAGEATEKAADTFLGSAEAADEGLGALTGTLGKALSARAAEASLNALLLWRLGKRIIGLLQPVR; this comes from the coding sequence ATGACCCAAGACGCGGGGCACGATCATCTCGGAGATCCCCTGGCCGGACCGGTGCGGGAGGGCAAGGCCTTCGTCCGTCGCGAGGGAGACTCGGGGCTGGGCGTCCCCGAATTCGAGGCGCTCCACGCCCGGACGCTTTCGACCGAAGAGACGGAGGCCCACGGAAGGGCCCGCGACGACGAGGCGGCCCGGGAGGCCGAAGAGATCCTGGCCGACCTCGAAGAGGACGAAGGCTGGCTCCTGCCCCGTTCGCTGAGGAACCTGGCCATGGGGATTCTCGTTGTCGTCGAGGCCCTGCTGGGCCTCTTCGTGACCACCCAGGCCGTCCGTTTTCTGGCCGACCTGGCCGCTCTGCCCCGTGCCTACCTCTATCCGGCCGTCGCTTTTGCCCTTCTTTTCGGCTCCGTCCTCGTCGTCGCCTTCGTCGCCCTTCTTCGGACCCTCTTCCGCCTGCACCGGGCCCCTCGCATACGTCTTCAGGCCCTCCGCGCCCTTGCCGAACGGCGCGATCTCCGGCAGGTAGCCCGTCACAGGGAAGAAGAGGCCCGCAGGAAGCTCCGGGCCTACCTGAAGACCTTTCCCCTGGAAGGGAGGGGGCGAAGGCGGCTCCTGGCGGCGGGCCTTCCCGAGTCGGTTTTGTCCCGTCTCGAGGAGCAGCGACGTCGCCTTCTCGACGAGAGCCGCCCCCTCAAGGCCGCCGACTGGATCGACGACTTCATGCGAGGTTTTCAGAAGCTCCTCGACGAGGCCGCCGAGGCCCGCGTCAAAAGCCACGCCAGGCGGGTGGCCGTCGGCACGGCGGCCTCTCCCGTCGGCATCGTCGATCAGGCCGTCGTCCTCTTCGGCTGCACGGCCATGGCCAAAGACCTCTTCGTCCTCTACAACCTGCGTCCCGCCGCCGGGCAGACGGCCCTCGTCCTGGGCCGCAGCATCGTTCACACCTACCTGAGCGGCCTGGCCGGAGAGGCGACGGAAAAGGCGGCCGACACCTTCCTCGGCTCTGCCGAGGCGGCCGACGAAGGGCTCGGTGCCCTCACGGGCACCCTGGGCAAGGCCCTCAGCGCCAGGGCGGCCGAGGCGAGCCTCAATGCCCTCCTCCTCTGGCGTCTGGGCAAGAGGATCATCGGCCTTCTCCAGCCGGTGCGCTGA
- a CDS encoding GNAT family N-acetyltransferase: protein MDIFDIRNIEIRDLDSYFYWKKSCHEHNELNGPYYKRDNDEDLRINIENIRKKLKNGITSPMDDKRVIVFKDSDKLVGEVNWYWKSRETYWMEIGIVIFDKFNWGKGYGINILKKWIDMVFDEHPEIIRIGLSTWSGNFGMIKLAEKIGMTREAVYRKARIVNGEYYDSISYGLLREELVKLAK, encoded by the coding sequence ATGGATATTTTCGATATTCGTAATATTGAAATTAGAGATTTAGATTCGTATTTTTATTGGAAAAAATCATGTCATGAACACAATGAATTGAATGGTCCATATTACAAGAGAGATAATGACGAAGATTTGAGAATTAATATTGAGAATATTCGTAAAAAACTAAAAAATGGCATCACGAGTCCAATGGATGATAAAAGGGTAATTGTGTTCAAGGACAGTGACAAACTAGTTGGAGAAGTGAATTGGTATTGGAAGTCAAGAGAAACATATTGGATGGAAATTGGAATAGTTATATTTGATAAGTTCAATTGGGGAAAAGGATATGGAATTAATATATTGAAAAAATGGATAGATATGGTATTTGATGAGCACCCTGAAATAATAAGAATAGGCTTGTCAACATGGTCTGGGAATTTCGGCATGATAAAATTAGCAGAAAAAATAGGCATGACTAGAGAAGCGGTATATAGAAAAGCTAGAATCGTAAATGGTGAATATTATGACTCGATAAGCTATGGTTTGTTAAGGGAAGAACTGGTTAAGCTTGCAAAATAA
- a CDS encoding GNAT family N-acetyltransferase — protein MSFQGIDYELDNFPGKYIKPNRAFLVAKVDNMAIGCVGLRKIDNDTCEMKRLYVSNEYKGKGIGKALVEKIIMKAKNMNYIKIRLDTLPKMKTAQELYKNFGFYEIEQYTENPIIGTKFMEKLLK, from the coding sequence TTGTCGTTTCAAGGCATTGATTACGAGCTAGATAATTTCCCTGGCAAATACATAAAACCTAATAGAGCCTTTTTAGTGGCAAAAGTGGATAATATGGCAATTGGATGTGTTGGATTGAGGAAAATAGATAATGACACGTGTGAAATGAAGAGGTTATATGTAAGCAATGAATATAAGGGAAAAGGGATCGGCAAGGCATTAGTAGAGAAAATAATAATGAAAGCAAAAAATATGAATTATATTAAAATAAGACTAGATACATTGCCGAAAATGAAAACTGCCCAAGAACTATATAAAAATTTTGGTTTTTATGAAATAGAACAATACACAGAAAATCCAATAATAGGGACTAAATTTATGGAAAAATTATTAAAATAG
- a CDS encoding class I SAM-dependent methyltransferase, which produces MDNKTLNESIARAMDCDNLELVYYLPYILQDFVEMGSSAEDILKIVVENIKCHDELKILDLGCGKGSVLCKLSEELRCECVGIDGVPEFIQYARNLATEKNLSKCVFVVGDIREEVACLSEYDVIILGSIGSVFGNHVETMEKLKPVLATEGIIVLDDGYIKDNCECDNGFMKRRSDIMGDIDDSGMEIKREYIWNQKDYSLKHEKEYQFIEKRCNELIELHPEKRNMFENYIKKQKEEYNVIENDMICSAMIVSRKATDRNSKA; this is translated from the coding sequence ATGGATAATAAAACCCTTAATGAAAGCATTGCCAGGGCTATGGATTGTGATAATCTGGAATTGGTTTACTATTTGCCTTATATTTTGCAAGATTTCGTAGAAATGGGTTCATCCGCTGAAGATATTCTGAAAATAGTAGTTGAAAATATTAAGTGTCATGATGAATTAAAAATTCTTGATCTTGGCTGCGGAAAGGGTTCCGTGCTCTGTAAACTCTCAGAAGAGCTTCGTTGTGAGTGCGTAGGAATTGATGGGGTTCCTGAATTTATTCAATATGCAAGAAATCTTGCTACGGAAAAGAATTTAAGCAAATGCGTCTTTGTTGTGGGGGATATCAGAGAAGAAGTAGCTTGTTTGTCTGAATATGATGTCATAATTCTAGGATCTATCGGATCAGTATTTGGAAATCATGTTGAAACCATGGAGAAGTTAAAGCCTGTATTGGCAACGGAAGGAATAATTGTGCTCGATGATGGATATATAAAAGATAATTGTGAGTGTGATAATGGATTTATGAAAAGAAGAAGTGATATAATGGGAGACATAGATGATTCAGGGATGGAAATAAAGAGAGAATATATTTGGAATCAAAAAGATTATTCACTAAAGCACGAGAAAGAATATCAATTTATCGAGAAAAGATGCAACGAATTAATTGAGTTGCATCCTGAGAAACGAAATATGTTTGAGAATTATATTAAAAAACAAAAAGAAGAATATAACGTCATCGAAAACGACATGATATGTTCTGCGATGATTGTTTCTCGAAAAGCAACCGATCGAAATTCAAAAGCCTAG
- a CDS encoding ABC transporter substrate-binding protein, with product MKKYLLSFVTVVALFGVTCAGAAAAYKDEIVYCQGNDLTTMDISIGIQERACALTNNMFDSLFTFDEDMNVICDLAESYRWLDDTSLEVKIKKGITFHNGAAMTPEDVAFSMDHINERGSLFAGNYVGTDIVDDATVVIRLKAPNPPLVNLLAVPYAAVLPKDVYTADPKAFAQKPVGTGPYKLKEFKEGDYYTLERFDDYRGTPAKTKLLTLRIVPEAAQRLILLETGEVDVAYEIPASSVSRIEGDRNLKIITSDSMKIVTLNLNSGSSGPLGNRLVRKAIQSAIDKQIIIDAFLYGYGKAVNSTIPESAKEYAVQEDYRYDPEAAKKLLAEAGYPDGFKMTIWTDSNQTNTEISQVLQNQLSKVGIDLSIVVQDPNTTFSRLKAGDDFDMILDFFNLVSAHADQVYKRLLYSTSSSNWSNYKNPEYDAAYDLYAGTPEGERRDERRAAVNDFFIKDVPIIALYNETKIIGAAKTLEGFRTSRIGSHEYHEATIEK from the coding sequence GCTGTCATTCGTCACCGTCGTCGCCCTGTTCGGGGTCACGTGCGCGGGCGCCGCCGCCGCGTACAAAGACGAGATCGTCTACTGTCAGGGGAACGACCTGACGACCATGGACATCTCCATCGGCATCCAGGAGCGCGCCTGCGCGTTGACCAACAACATGTTCGACTCGCTCTTCACCTTCGACGAGGACATGAACGTCATCTGCGACCTCGCCGAGAGCTACCGGTGGCTCGACGACACGTCGCTCGAGGTGAAGATCAAAAAAGGCATCACGTTCCACAACGGCGCCGCAATGACGCCGGAGGACGTCGCCTTCTCCATGGACCACATCAACGAGCGCGGCTCCCTCTTCGCAGGCAATTACGTCGGAACGGACATCGTCGACGACGCGACCGTCGTCATCCGTCTGAAGGCTCCGAACCCTCCGCTCGTCAACCTGCTCGCCGTCCCTTACGCCGCCGTGCTGCCGAAGGACGTCTACACGGCGGACCCGAAGGCCTTCGCGCAGAAGCCGGTCGGCACCGGCCCCTACAAACTGAAGGAGTTCAAAGAGGGCGACTACTACACGCTTGAACGCTTCGACGATTACCGCGGCACGCCCGCCAAGACAAAACTCCTGACGCTCCGAATCGTGCCGGAAGCCGCACAGCGCCTCATCCTTCTCGAGACGGGCGAGGTCGACGTGGCGTACGAGATCCCCGCGAGCAGCGTTTCCCGCATCGAAGGGGACAGAAACCTCAAAATCATCACGAGCGACTCGATGAAGATCGTCACGCTGAACCTGAACAGCGGCTCCAGCGGCCCGCTCGGCAACAGGCTCGTCCGCAAGGCCATCCAGAGCGCGATCGACAAGCAGATCATCATCGACGCCTTCCTCTACGGCTACGGCAAGGCCGTGAACTCGACCATCCCCGAAAGCGCCAAGGAGTACGCCGTACAGGAGGACTACCGATACGACCCGGAGGCAGCCAAAAAGCTCCTCGCCGAGGCCGGCTATCCCGACGGTTTCAAGATGACGATCTGGACGGATTCGAACCAGACGAACACGGAGATTTCGCAGGTCCTGCAGAACCAGCTCTCAAAGGTCGGCATCGATCTCTCGATCGTCGTGCAAGATCCGAACACGACCTTTTCGCGCCTCAAGGCCGGCGACGATTTCGACATGATCCTGGACTTCTTCAACCTCGTCTCGGCCCACGCGGATCAGGTGTACAAGAGGCTGCTCTATTCGACGTCGAGCAGCAACTGGTCGAACTACAAAAACCCGGAGTACGATGCGGCCTATGACCTGTACGCCGGCACGCCCGAGGGCGAACGGCGCGACGAGCGCCGCGCCGCGGTGAACGACTTCTTCATCAAGGACGTCCCGATCATCGCTCTCTACAACGAGACGAAGATCATCGGCGCCGCCAAGACCCTCGAGGGCTTCCGCACGAGCCGTATCGGCTCGCACGAATATCACGAGGCAACGATCGAGAAGTAG